Proteins from a single region of Saccharopolyspora pogona:
- a CDS encoding DUF397 domain-containing protein, with protein sequence MSMEFQANSWRKSSRSGGNGAGQCVEVAITNAAVGVRDTKARELGHFTVDRQQWAAFTSRVKAGQFDI encoded by the coding sequence ATGAGCATGGAGTTCCAAGCCAACTCCTGGCGCAAGTCGTCCCGTTCGGGCGGCAATGGCGCAGGTCAGTGTGTGGAGGTGGCGATCACGAACGCTGCGGTGGGCGTTCGTGACACCAAAGCCCGCGAGCTGGGCCACTTCACGGTGGACCGCCAGCAGTGGGCGGCATTCACCAGCCGCGTGAAGGCCGGCCAGTTCGACATCTGA
- a CDS encoding helix-turn-helix domain-containing protein, producing the protein MIKLRKQAGMSQDAAAKATGYSEGAISHLENRRRQPQRKLILALLRAYDAEHETAWFDEQLKLLKRKDWWDNLPDARQPTGFEVFLGLEDGARQVTSWEPLIIPGLLQSEGYVHMLMDPINDHVTNVTLESRRQVRLQRKEILTRSECPVQLWAITTEFALTSYDAPDAVKRDQLDHLLEMANLPTVSLQVVPNGGDVMRASRGPFTIMDFDQPDDPGVVYIETLVRAIWFEELADITQHRHLMNHLTASALSPKDSARLIEKTRKEV; encoded by the coding sequence ATGATCAAGCTGCGGAAGCAGGCCGGCATGAGCCAGGACGCCGCAGCCAAGGCCACCGGCTACAGCGAGGGCGCGATCTCCCACCTGGAGAACCGTCGCCGACAACCGCAGCGCAAACTCATCCTCGCTCTGCTACGTGCCTACGACGCCGAGCACGAAACCGCCTGGTTCGATGAGCAGCTGAAACTGCTGAAGCGAAAAGACTGGTGGGACAACCTGCCGGATGCGAGGCAGCCCACCGGATTCGAGGTGTTCCTTGGCCTTGAGGACGGGGCGCGGCAAGTGACGTCGTGGGAACCACTGATCATCCCCGGACTACTGCAATCCGAGGGCTACGTGCACATGTTGATGGATCCCATCAACGACCACGTGACCAACGTGACGCTGGAATCCCGGCGACAGGTCCGCCTGCAGCGCAAGGAGATCCTGACGCGCTCAGAATGCCCAGTGCAGCTGTGGGCGATCACCACAGAGTTCGCGCTGACCTCCTACGACGCCCCGGATGCGGTGAAGCGCGACCAGCTTGACCATCTCCTGGAGATGGCGAACCTGCCGACCGTCAGCCTGCAGGTAGTGCCGAACGGTGGTGATGTGATGCGCGCATCGCGTGGCCCGTTCACCATCATGGACTTTGACCAGCCGGACGATCCGGGAGTCGTCTACATCGAGACTCTGGTCCGGGCCATATGGTTCGAAGAGCTTGCCGACATCACCCAGCATCGGCACCTGATGAACCACCTGACGGCGAGTGCGTTGAGCCCGAAGGACTCAGCGAGACTGATCGAGAAGACCCGAAAGGAGGTGTAA